The DNA sequence CGAGCAGCCGCTTCCAGGTGGCGGCCAGGGCGGGATTGCGGAACAGCTCCCCGGGCCGGGGCGCCTTGCCGTCCCGCAGGTACACGTCGGCCGACGACGGCCACTGCGTCTCGAACAGTTCCCGCACGGTCTCGACGGTCTCGCCGACCCGCTCCACGGGCGCGTGCCCGTGTTCGGCGTACCCGATGGCGTACTTGAGCACGTCGGCGAGCGGCCTGGTGCCGTGGTCCCGCAGCAGCAGCATCCAGGCGTCGAACGCGCCGGGCACGGCGGCGGCGAGCGGTCCGGTCCCGGGTACGAGGTCCAGTCCGAGCCCCCGGTAGTGCGCGACGGTCGCCCCGGCGGGCGCCACGCCCTGCCCGCACACCACCCGCACCTCGCCGTCCGCCGGGGCGATCAGGATCGGCACCTCGCCGGCCGGGCCGTTGAGATGCGGCTCGACGACGTGCAGCACGAACGCGCCCGCCACGGCGGCGTCATACGCGTTGCCGCCGCCCTCCAGTACGGCCATCGCCGACTGCGAGGCGAGCCAGTGGGTGGAGGACACCATGCCGAACGTGCCTTGGAGCGTGGGGCGGGTGGTGAACATCGGGTCTGACACCTCGCTGTCGCGCGGATCGGTCCATCCGATCTTCAGGGACTACCCGTTCGGGGTTCAACCTTCAGGCCGGGGCCGGTTCGGTGTGAGTGGTGAGTGGCCCGTGAGTGATCGTCCGATTCATCGTGCGCGCCTCGGCGGAGTGAAGGTGTAGAGGTCGAGCACGTCGGGGCAGGGTGCGACGCCGGGGCCGCCGGCCCTGACCCAGGTGATGATGTCCTCGGTGGCGTCGGAATCGTTGACGAGGCCGAGCCAGACGGGGCGGCCGCCCGCTGCGCGGCCCGCGGCGGAGGGCTGGACGACGATCACATTGGCGTGTTCGCACACGCCGAGGCAGTCGGAGATGCGCACCGGCGCGTTCTCGGCGAGTCGCGCGGTCTGCTGCGCGTGATCGACTCCGGGCACCTTCGCGGTGCCGCAGCAGCAGTCCCGGCACACCACGATCCGGCTGGGCACCGGCTGTTCCGAGGGTGTCCGCACGTCAGCACCGCCCCACGGGGCCGGCCGGGCGCAGGAAGCGGATCACCGGGTGGCCGGGGTCGTCGGTGACCTCGGCACGGACGCCGTAGACCTGCTCGATGAGCGCCGGTGTCAGCACGTCGGCCGGGGTGCCCTCGGCGACCGCACGTCCTTCGCGCAGCACGAGCAGGCGGTCGCAGTACATCGCGGCGAGGTTGAGGTCGTGCAGGGCGATCACGCTGGTGACCGGGAGGTTCGCGACGAGGGCCAGCAGGTCGAGTTGGTGCTGGATGTCGAGGTGGTTGGTGGGTTCGTCGAGCAGGAGCTCGCGGGGTTCCTGGGCGAGGGCGCGGGCGATCTGGGTGCGTTGGCGTTCGCCGCCGGAGAGGGTGTGCCAGGACTGGGCGGCCCGGTCGGTGAGGCCGGTGCGGGCGAGGGCCGCGGTGACGGCCTCGGCGTCGGCGGCCGTCGGTGGCGTCCAGGCACGGCGGTGCGGGATGCGGCCGAGGGCGACGACGTCGCGGACGGTCAGTTCGGTCTGGGTGTGGGCGTGCTGTTCGACGGTGGCGACCCGCCGGGCGGTGGCGCGGCGGCCGACCTCGGGCAGCGGGCGTCCGTCCAGGGTGACGACCCCGGCCGTGGGGGCGAGGACCCCGGCGAGGAGTCTCAACAGGGTCGACTTGCCGGAGCCGTTGGGGCCGAGCAGGCCGACGGTCTCGCCGGGAGCCAGGGTGAGGGTGACGCCGTCGACGACGACCTTGTCGGCGAGGCGCCGTACGACACGGTCCGTGCGCAGGCTGGTCATGCCGCCGTCCTCCGTCCCCGGTAGAGCACGGCGATGAAGGCCGGTACGCCGATGAGGGACGTGACGACGCCCACGGGGACCTCCTGGGGATCGAGGACGGTGCGGGCGACGGTGTCCACCCACACCAGGAAGACGGCGCCGGTCAGTGCCGTGACCGGCAGCAGACGGGCGTGGCCGGAGCCGGTGAGGGCCCGGGTGGCGTGCGGCAGGACCAGGCCGACGAAGCCGATCGCGCCGGCGCAGCTGACCAGGGCGGCGGTGAGCAAGGCGGTCGCGCAGAGCAGGACCAGCCGGGTGCGGGCGACGCGGACGCCGAGTCCGGCGGCGGCGTCGTCCCCGAAGGCGAAGGCGTCCAGGGTGCGGGCGTACCCGAGGCAGAGGGCGAGGGCCACGGCCAGTACGGCGGTGCACAGCAGGACCTGTCCCCAGTCGGCGCCGGTGAGCGAGCCCAGCAGCCAGAACAGCACGCCCCGGGTGGTCTCGGCGTCGGCGGAGGTCAGCACGATGAACGAGGTCAGCGCGGAGAACAGCTGCATGGCCGCGACCCCGGACAGCACGACCCGGTCCGTGCTGCCGCCGAGGACGTGGCTGAGCAGCAGCACCATGGCGAAGGAGAGCAGCGCGCCGAGGAAGGCGCCCGCCGACAGCGAGAGCACTCCCCCGCCGACCCCCAGCACGACCACGGCGACCGCTCCCGTGGACGCGCCGGAGGACACGCCGAGGACGAACGGATCGGCCAGCGGATTGCGCAGCAGCGACTGCATGACCGCCCCGCACACGGCGAGCCCGGCTCCGCACACCGCGGCGAGCAGCGTGCGCGGCATGCGCAGGTTCCACACGATGCCGTCCCGCAGCGGCGCCAACGTGCCCTCGCCGAGGCCGAGACGGGCGGCCACGGACGCCCACACGTCCGCCGTGGAGATGTCGGCCGGCCCGATCGTCACGGCGACGGCGACCGACGCGAGCAGCGCCGCCAGGCCGCCGAGGGTCAGCAGCGGCGTACGGACGCTCACCTGGCGGGTCCTGCGGGCCCGGCGAGCCCGAAGTCGCGCAGGCCCGCGGCGACCTTCTCGATCCCTTCGACCGTGCGGATGGACGGGTTCATCGCCTGCCCGCTGAGCAGGACGTACCGCTTCTTCTTCACGGCGGTCAGATTGCGGGTGGCGGGGTTGGTCTCCAGGAAGCGGATCTTGGCCTCGGCGGTCTCCGCGGTCTGCTGCTTGCGCGTGAGGTCTCCGATCACGAGGACGTCGGGGTCACGGTCGGCGACGGTCTCCCAGCCGATCTGGGGCCACTCGTCGTGAGTGTCGGAGAAGGCGTTGTGCGCGCCGACGGCGCGGGTGATGGCACCCGGCGCGCCGCAGCAGCCGGCGAGGTAGGGCGACTGGGAGTTGGCGAACCAGTACATGAGGGTGACATCGGAGGCGTCCAGCTGGGCGGTGGACTTGCGCACCCGCTCCTTCAGCTCGGCGACGAGCTTCTCGCCGCGGTCGGCGACGCCGAACGCGCGGGCCAGGTCGCGTATCTCGCCGTACACGGTGTCGAGGGTGAGCGGGGTGGAGCGCGAGCCGTCGCCGCCGCTGTCGTTGTCCTTGCCCGCAGAGCAGTCGGAGGGCGAGACGTAGGTGGGCACGCCCAGCGTCTCGAACTGCTCGCGGGTGGCGACGCCGCCCTTGCCGAGGGTGGAGACGAAGGAGGAGGTCACGAAGTCGGGTTCGGCCTCCAGGACCTTTTCGAAGGAGGGCGCGTTGTCCGCGAGCCGCGGCACGGAGGCGTTCGCCTTCTCCAGGCCCTTCATCACCGGGTCGGTCCAGGTCGCCGTGCCGGCCACCCGGTCGGCGAGGCCGAGGGAGAGCAGGATCTCCGTGGTGCCCTGGTTGAGGGACACGGCCCGCTTCGGGGGCGACTTCAGGGTGACCTTGTGGCCGCAGTTGTCGAGGGTGACGGGGTAGCCCGCGGCGGCGGACTTCCCGGTGTCCTCGGCGCTGCCGCTCCCCGAGCCGCCACACGCGGTGAGCAGGAGGGCGGGCGCGAGCAGCAGGGCGGCGGGACGGAGGGCAGAACGGTACACAGGCGTGCCTCGGTTGTCGGGGCTCGTACGCGGAGCCTGGCCTACGGACGTCCTCCGCGCGCGGGCGTGGAGGTGCCAGCAGGTCTTCGGACTCGGGTTCGTCCCGACGGGGCGCCTTCCCGGTCTCCCAGTGGCGTGCGTCTGTGCCCCGCCGGTCCCCCTCACCGCTGCGCGTCAGTTCCGGATTCGCACCGGATTCCCTGGCCTCGGGTGTGGCTCGACTGGCTCTCGGAGGCTATCAAGCCCAGCTCGTGGCCGGGTCGTTCGTCCGGGTTTCCGGAGGCCCGACAGGGTGCGGAGACTCAGGTCACAACCTGGAAGAGGGCAAGGTCACAGCCGTGCCCTCTGCTGCTCCTTTGATGATCTGACCTAGCATCCGAGCATGACGGTCCTGCCTGACGACGGGCTCTCGCTGGCCGCCGAGTTCCCTGACGCAACCCATGAGCAATGGCAACGCCTGGTGGAAGGCGTGCTGCGCAAGTCGGGCAAGGACGTCTCGGGCCCGGCTGCGGAAGACGCCCTGTCCACTGCGTTGGAGGACGGGCTGCGCACCCGCCCCCTCTACACCTCGCGCGAAGCCGCGCCCGATCCCGGCCTGCCCGGATTCGCCCCGTTCGTCCGCGGCGGTCGCGCCGAGGGCAGCACGGCCGGCGGCTGGGACCTGCGGCAGCGGCACACGGCGCTCACGGACGGCCTGGTGCTCGCGGACCTGGAGAACGGCGTCACCTCGCTCTGGCTGGTCCTCGGCGAGGGCGGCATCCCGGTGTCGTCGCTCGGCCGGGCCCTGGAGGGTGTCTATCTCGACCTGGCCCCCGTCGTCCTCGACGCCGGAGCCGACGTGGAGACCGCCGCGCGGGAGCTAATGCGGCAGTACGAGGAGCGGGGCGTCGCCAAGGAGGCGGCGCGCGGCAACCTCGGCGCCGACCCGCTCGGCCATGAGGCCCGTACGGGCACGTCCTCGCAGTTCGCGCCGGTCGCCACGCTGGCCCGGCAGTGCGCCGAGGAGTACCCCGGGCTGCGGGCGCTGACCGTGGACGCGCTGCCGTACCACGAGGCCGGCGGCTCGGCCGCCCAGGAGCTGGGCTCGTCGCTGGCGACCGGTGTCGCGTATCTGCGCGAGCTCACCGAGGCGGGGCTCACGGCCGAACAGGCGTGCGCCCAGCTGGAGTTCCGTTACGCGGCCACCGCCGACCAGTTCCTGACGATCGCCAAGCTGCGGGCCGCGCGCCGGCTGTGGGCGCGGGTGACCGAGGTCTGCGGGGCGCCCAGCGCTCAGGTGCAGCATGCCGTCACCTCGCCGGTGATGATGACGCGCCGGGACCCCTGGGTGAACATGCTGCGCACGACGGTCGCCACGCTGGCCGCCGGGGTCGGCGGCGCCGACGCCGTGACCGTGCTGCCCTTCGACCACGCGCTCGGCCTGCCGGACGCGTTCGCGCGGCGCATCGCCCGCAACACCTCGACCATCCTCATCGAGGAGTCGCACCTCGCCCGAGTGATCGACCCGGCGGGCGGCTCCTGGTACGTGGAGTCCCTCACCGACGAACTGGCCCGGGCGGGCTGGGCGTTCTTCCAGCGGATCGAGCAGGCCGGCGGCCAGGCGGCCGCGTTGCGCTCCGGTCAGCTGGGCCAGGACCTCGCCGAGACATGGCAGGCGCGCACCGGCAAGCTCGCCAAGCGGCGCGAACCGATCACCGGCGTCAGCGAGTTCCCGAACCTCACCGAGCCGCCCGTGGAGCGTGCGCCCGCGCCGGAGCCCCGGTCCGGCGGCCTCCCGCGGGTCCGCCGCGACGAGGCGTACGAGGCCCTGCGCGCCCGCTCCGACGCCCACCTGGCCGCCACGGGCTCCCGGCCGCGGATCTTCCTGGCCGCGCTCGGCCCGGCCGCCGCGCACACCGCACGCCTCACCTTCGCCTCGAACCTCTTCCAGGCGGGCGGCGTCGAGCCGGTCACCGAGGGCACCTTCGAGGAGAGCGGCGCCACGGAGGTGTGCCTGTGCTCCAGTGACGCCCTCTACGAGGAGCAGGCCGAGGCCGTGGCCGCCGAGTTCAGGTCGGCGGGCGCCACGCACGTGTTCCTCGCGGGCCGCCCCGGGCAGTACACCGATGTCGACAGTTACGTCTTCGCGGGCTGCGACGCGGTCGCCGTGCTGTCCGCCGCCCTCGACCGCATGGGAGTGTCCTGATGGGAATCCCCGACTTCTCCGGGATCGAGCTGGGGACCCCGGCCGCCGCGGGCGGCGCCGACGAGTGGCGCACGGCCGTCAAGCAGGCCACGGGCGGGGACGAGCCCCTGTGGGAGACCCCGGAAGGCATCGCGGTCAAGCCGCTGTACACCGGCCGTGACCTGGAGGGCCTGGACTTCCTGGGCACCTTCCCGGGCATGGCGCCGTATCTGCGCGGCCCGTACCCGACGATGTACGTCAACCAGCCCTGGACGATCCGCCAGTACGCGGGCTTCTCCACCGCCGAGGAGTCCAACGCGTTCTACCGCCGCAACCTGGCCGCCGGCCAGAAGGGTCTGTCGGTCGCCTTCGACCTGCCGACCCACCGCGGCTACGACAGCGACCACCCGCGTGTGACGGGCGACGTCGGCATGGCGGGCGTGGCGATCGACTCGATCTACGACATGCGGCAGCTCTTCGACGGCATCCCGCTGGACAGGATGACCGTGTCGATGACGATGAACGGCGCCGTGCTGCCGGTGCTGGCGCTGTACATCGTGGCGGCGGAGGAACAGGGCGTACCGCCCGAGAAGCTGGCCGGGACCATTCAGAACGACATCCTCAAGGAGTTCATGGTCCGCAACACCTACATCTATCCGCCGAAGCCGTCGATGCGGATCATCTCCGACATCTTCGCCTTCACCTCGCAGCGGATGCCGCGCTACAACTCCATCTCCATCTCCGGGTACCACATCCAGGAAGCGGGTGCCACGGCCGACCTGGAGCTGGCGTACACGCTCGCGGACGGGGTGGAGTACATCCGCGCGGGCCGTGAGGCGGGCCTGGACGTGGACGCGTTCGCGCCCCGGCTGTCGTTCTTCTGGGCGATCGGCATGAACTTCTTCATGGAGGTCGCCAAGCTGCGGGCGGCGCGGCTGCTGTGGGCGAAGCTGGTGAAGCAGTTCGACCCGCAGAACTCCAAGTCGCTCTCCCTGCGCACCCATTCGCAGACCTCGGGCTGGTCGCTGACCGCGCAGGACGTGTTCAACAACGTCACGCGCACATGTGTCGAGGCGATGGCCGCGACGCAGGGCCACACCCAGTCGCTGCACACCAACGCCCTCGACGAGGCGCTCGCGCTGCCGACCGACTTCTCGGCCCGCATCGCGCGCAACACCCAGCTGATGATCCAGCAGGAGTCGGGCACGACCCGGGTCATCGACCCGTGGGGCGGCAGCGCCTATGTGGAGAAGCTGACGTACGACCTCGCCCGCCGTGCCTGGCAGCACATCCAGGAGGTCGAGCAGGCAGGCGGCATGGCCAAGGCGATCGACGCCGGCATCCCCAAGCTGCGCATCGAGGAGGCCGCGGCCCGCACCCAGGCCCGGATCGACTCCGGACGGCAGCCGGTCATCGGCGTCAACAAGTACCGCGTCGACAGCGACGAGCAGATCGACGTGCTCAAGGTCGACAACTCCTCCGTGCGCGCCCAGCAGATCGAGAAGCTGCGGCGGCTGCGGGCGGAGCGGGACGAGACGGCCTGCCAGGACGCGCTGGACGCGCTCACCCGGGCCGCCGGCGGCGAGGGCAACCTGCTGGAGCTCGCGGTGAACGCGGCCCGCGCGAAGGCCACCGTAGGGGAGATCTCGGACGCACTGGAGAAGGTGTACGGCCGACACGCGAGCCAGATCCGTACCATCACCGGCGTGTACCGCAACGAAGCCGGGGAGTCGCCGTCCGTGGACCGCACCCGAACCCTCGTGTCCGACTTCGAGGAGGCCGAGGGCCGCCGCCCGCGCATCCTGGTCGCCAAGATGGGCCAGGACGGCCACGACCGCGGCCAGAAGGTGATCGCCACCGCCTTCGCCGACCTCGGCTTCGACGTCGACGTCGGCCCGCTGTTCCAGACCCCGGCCGAGGTGGCCCGCCAGGCCGTCGAGGCCGACGTGCACATCGTCGGGGTGTCGTCGCTGGCCGCAGGCCACCTCACCCTCGTCCCGGCGCTCAAGGAGGCGCTGGCCGAGGAGGGCCGCGAGGACATCATGATCGTGGTCGGCGGAGTGATCCCGCCGCAGGACGTCGCGACGCTGCTGGAGATGGGCGCGGCTGCGGTGTTTCCGCCCGGGACGGTGATCCCGGACGCGGCCTTCGACCTGGTGCAGCGGCTGGGTGCCGACCTCGGGCACGAGCTGTGATCGATCTCGACGCGTATGTGAAGGGTGTGCTCGACGGGAAGCGGGCGATCGTCGCACGCGCCATCACGCTCGTCGAGTCCACCCGCCCCCAGCACCGGGTGCTGGCCCAGCAGTTGCTGACCGAGCTGCTGCCGCACAGCGGGCGGGCCCGGCGGATCGGCGTCAGCGGGGTGCCGGGGGTCGGGAAGTCCACGTTCATCGACGCGTTCGGCACGATGCTCACCGCGCTCGGCCACCGGGTCGCGGTGCTGGCCGTGGACCCGTCGTCCAGTCGTACGGGCGGTTCGATCCTGGGGGACAAGACGAGGATGGAGCGGCTGTCCGTCGACCCGGCCGCGTTCATCCGCCCCTCCCCCACCGCCGGCACGCTGGGCGGGGTCGCCAAGGCCACCCGCGAGTCGATCGTGGTGATGGAGGCCGCTGGCTACGACGTGGTGCTGGTGGAGACGGTCGGGGTGGGCCAGTCCGAGACCGCGGTCGCGAACATGGTCGACTCCTTCCTGCTGCTCACCCTTGCCCGCACCGGCGACCAGCTCCAAGGCATCAAGAAGGGTGTCCTGGAGCTGGCCGACGTGCTCGCCGTCAACAAGGCGGACGGCCCCCATGAGCGCGACGCGCGGGCCGCCGCGCGCGAACTGGCGGGCGCGCTCAGGCTGATGCACGGCAAGGACGCCGCCTGGACGCCGCCCGTCCTGCACTGCAGCGGACGCGAGTCGATCGGCCTGGACGGCGTGTGGGACCGGCTCGAACAGCACCGGACCCTGCTCGACTCCACCGGCCGGCTCGCCGCCAAGCGCCGTGACCAGCAGGTCGACTGGACGTGGACCATGGTCCGCGACGAACTCCTCGGCCGCCTGCACGCCGACCCGGCGGTCCGGGCGCTCGCGCCGGCACTGGAACAGCAGGTCAGGAACGGCGAGTTGACGGCGACGCTGGCCGCCGAGCGGATCCTCGCGGCGTTCGAGGTGGCACCGTCGGGGCGGCCGTAGGGCCCGGCGGCTCAGCACGCCGACGCGTCGGAACCCCGCGGAGCCACCAGTCCCGACTCGTAGGCGAACACGACGAGTTGGGCCCGGTCGCGGGCGCCGAGCTTCGTCATCGCCCTGCTGATGTGGGTCTTCGCCGTGAACGGGCTGATCACCATGTGCGCGGCGATCTCCTCGTTGGTGAGCCCGCGCGCCGCCAGCGCCGTCACCTCACGCTCGCGGCGGGTCAGGCACTCCAGGCCGGGTGCCGTGGCCCGGTCGGGTGGCCGCGAGACGAACTCACCGATCAGGGTGCGCGTCACCGACGGCGACAGCAACGCCTCGCCGCCCGCCACCACCTCGATCGCCTGGAGCAGGTCGGCCGGTTCGGTGTCCTTCAGCAGGAATCCGCTCGCACCGGCCCGCAGCGCCTCGAAGACGTACTCGTCGTGGCCGTAGTTGGTGAGGATCACGACTCGGACTCCGGACAGGGCCGGGTCGGCGGCGATGTGGCGGGTCGCCTCGATGCCCGTCATCACCGGCATCTGTACGTCGATCAGCGCGATGTCGGGCACCTGCGCGCGGATCAGCGCCAGGCCCCGCTCACCGTCCGCCGCCTCGCCGACCACCTCGATGCCGTCCTCGGCGTCCAGCAGGGCCCGGAAGCCGGCCCGCATCAGCGCCTGGTCGTCGACCAGCACCACCCTGATCGCACCGTCCGTCATCCCGCCTCCCCCACGGGCAGCCGTGCCCGCACCGCGAACCCGCCCTCCTCACGCGGGGCGGCGTCCAGAGTGCCGCCGAGGGCCGTGACGCGTTCGCGCATGCCGGTCAGGCCGATGCCGGGGGTGGGCGGACGGGACGGGTCGGCGGCGCCGTCGTCCTCGACGCGTATCGTCAAGTCGCCGTCGTCGTACGCGAGTTGAACGCTCACCTTCGCCGGTCCCGCGTGCCGGGCCGCGTTCGTCAGTGCCTCCTGGACGATGCGGTACATGGCCCGGTCGACCGTCGCGGGCAGTGGCCGCTCCTCCCCCGTCACCGTCAGGTCGACCGCGAGCCCCGCAGCCCGCGCCCGCTCCACGAGCAGCGCCGGTGTGCCCGTCGACTCGTCGGTGCGCAGCACCTCCAGCGTGGCCCGCAGCTCGCGCATGGCCTCGCCGCTCGCCTCCTGAATGGCGAGGAGGGCGGGTGGCACCTCCTCGCGGCGCTTGCGGGCAAGGTGCACGGCGACGCCCGCCTGGAGCTTGACGATCGAGATGCTGTGCGTGAGGGAGTCGTGCAACTCCCTCGCGATTCGCAGTCGTTCCTCGCCCGCCCTGCGCAACGCCGCTTCCTCCCGGGTGCGTTCGGCCTCCAGGGCGCGCTGTTCCGTCTGGCGCAGATACGCCTGCCAGTTGCGGTCGGCGAGGCCCGTCACCACCGCGCACAGGAACCAGCCGGCCAGCAGCAGCGTTTCCTGAGCGATGGCCGAGGTCGCCGAACCCGCCGCCACATAGCCGCCGAGGAACAATGCGGCGGTCGCCGCCGCGGTGCCCCGGTGTCCGGTGCGCGACGCCGTGTGCACCGCGCCCACGACGGGGATGGCCAGGGTGGCGGCGGGCCCGGCATGGAGCACTTCGGCGAGCAGAGCGCCGGTGGTGACGGCGAGGACCACGCGCGGGGCCGTGCGATGCGCGGCCAGGGCCAGCGAACCGAGCGCGATCAGCGCGCAGTCGAGGAGCCCGGCACGGTCGTCCGCCACCGCGGCGAGCAGCACGATCACGCCGACCACGACCCCGGCGGCCATGTCGACGAGCCGCTCGCGTGTGACCCGGTGCTCGCTCATGCCCGCACACTAGACGGCGCCACCGACAGCGACGTCACCCCTGTGGACGGCTCTGCGACTACTCCCCACGCAGTAGTACCCGGCACCGGCCCGCCCCGCCGTCGCAGCGCCGACTGCCATCGCCGGTACGACGACCCGGCCCACCCCGGCGGCGCAGGCTACTGCCCATGTCCACACCCTTCCGTTACACCGAGCCCCTCCCGCCCAAGTCGGCCACCGGCACCGTCGCCGAGGTGTACGCGCAGATCGCCCTCGACTTCGGCATCGCCGAACCCGTCACCTTCGTGGTGCTGTCCTCCGCGCCCGGACTGCTCGCCCCCGCCTGGGCGTTGCTGCGCGAGTCGCTGATCGCGGGGGCCGGCAGCCGGACCGGCAAGGAACTCGCGGCCCTCGGGGTGTCGCTCGCCAACGAGTGCCCGTTCTGCGTGGACGCGCACACCGTGCTCCTGCACGCCACCGGAGACCACGCGCTCGCCGAGCGGCTGGCCCGCGGCGAGCAACCGGAGAACGAGGAGCACGCACGCGTGCTGGCCTGGGGACGGCACACGCGCGTGCCCGGCGCCGACCTCACCCCGTACCCGTTCCCGCGCGAGCACGCCCCCGCCTATCTCGGCACCGCGCTCACGTTCCACTTCATCAACCGCATCGCGTCGGCCCTGCTGACCGAGAACCTGCTCCCGGCCGGCGTCCAGCGGTTCCGGGCGGTACGCAGCCTCGCGGGCCGTACCCTCGCCCGGTCCGTACGCCGCCCCGCCCGACCCGGCGTGTCCCTGCCCCTGCTCGACCCGATGGACCCCGGCGAGGCCCCCGCGTGGGCGGCCGGGACGCCCGTCGGCCTCGCGTACGCGGCGCTGCTCAGGGCGGCCATGTCGGGCGCGGGCCTCCTCGACGCCGACGACCACGACCTCGTGGAGGCGACCCTTCAGGACTGGGACGGTTCCCATCCGCCGCTCACTCTCGACGGGTTCCCGGACCGCAGGGAGCGTCCGGGGGCGCGGCTGGCACTGCTGGCCGCCCTCGCGCCGTACCGCATCACGGACGAGGACGTGCGGGCGTGGCGCCGGCCGGAGCACACCGACCACTGTCTGGTGCACCTCGTCGCGTACGGCGCCTTCACGGCCGTGGACCGCATCGAAAGCTCTCTTTCCTCGCAAATCGTCCGGGATGCCGAGCAAGTGGCCCAGGGCACCACGTAATTGCGGCCGACCGACGACCCGGCGGTAACCGCGTCAGCACGGAGCGAGTTGGCACTTCCGCCCCACAGAGAGTCATGTGACACTGGCGTCCCGTCCGCAGTGCGGACTCCCTCCGCACCGT is a window from the Streptomyces sp. NBC_00299 genome containing:
- a CDS encoding carboxymuconolactone decarboxylase family protein → MSTPFRYTEPLPPKSATGTVAEVYAQIALDFGIAEPVTFVVLSSAPGLLAPAWALLRESLIAGAGSRTGKELAALGVSLANECPFCVDAHTVLLHATGDHALAERLARGEQPENEEHARVLAWGRHTRVPGADLTPYPFPREHAPAYLGTALTFHFINRIASALLTENLLPAGVQRFRAVRSLAGRTLARSVRRPARPGVSLPLLDPMDPGEAPAWAAGTPVGLAYAALLRAAMSGAGLLDADDHDLVEATLQDWDGSHPPLTLDGFPDRRERPGARLALLAALAPYRITDEDVRAWRRPEHTDHCLVHLVAYGAFTAVDRIESSLSSQIVRDAEQVAQGTT
- a CDS encoding sensor histidine kinase; protein product: MSEHRVTRERLVDMAAGVVVGVIVLLAAVADDRAGLLDCALIALGSLALAAHRTAPRVVLAVTTGALLAEVLHAGPAATLAIPVVGAVHTASRTGHRGTAAATAALFLGGYVAAGSATSAIAQETLLLAGWFLCAVVTGLADRNWQAYLRQTEQRALEAERTREEAALRRAGEERLRIARELHDSLTHSISIVKLQAGVAVHLARKRREEVPPALLAIQEASGEAMRELRATLEVLRTDESTGTPALLVERARAAGLAVDLTVTGEERPLPATVDRAMYRIVQEALTNAARHAGPAKVSVQLAYDDGDLTIRVEDDGAADPSRPPTPGIGLTGMRERVTALGGTLDAAPREEGGFAVRARLPVGEAG